GCATTGGGTTCCTCCTGACTCAGGGTGGACGCCTATGGGCGACCACCAAGACACCGCGTCCCGACGCGCGGCTCCACGTAGCGGAGCGTATCGAGATGTGTGTCACAAAGCGACCTGTCGAGTACCGTGAAGCCTCATTGGGATGAGTGGGGGCTCGTTTGGCGCAATGCAGGTCGCAGTTGCCCGCCATGAGGGCACGCGGAAAGGGAAACTGAGTGACTGAATCAGGTAGTCCGGTAGCAGGCTGGTACGCGGATCCGCAGGACGGTTCCATGGTCCGCTGGTGGGATGGAGTCGGGTGGACCGACCACACCCAGTCGCACCCCGGTGCTCATTCATCGGCCGTGGCCGAAGCGGCTCCGG
This region of Candidatus Nanopelagicales bacterium genomic DNA includes:
- a CDS encoding DUF2510 domain-containing protein, whose product is MTESGSPVAGWYADPQDGSMVRWWDGVGWTDHTQSHPGAHSSAVAEAAP